Proteins from a genomic interval of Pecten maximus chromosome 13, xPecMax1.1, whole genome shotgun sequence:
- the LOC117340768 gene encoding uncharacterized protein LOC117340768 isoform X1, whose product MNTISTVTSKVVRPVVKYTQETLTRGLQSMTQNNGQITSATGTPPPSAGMLRAWQTLQEDSWVTTQRHLRPQPTETFNTMSAERSILGSRNLGLFEKNSNSEDVQSSIRALLKGFKFD is encoded by the exons ATGAATACTATTAGTACCGTAACCAGTAAAGTCGTGAGACCCGTCGTCAAATACACACAGGAGACGTTAACACGGGGTCTACAGTCAAT gaCTCAAAACAATGGGCAGATAACATCCGCCACAGGGACCCCGCCCCCCTCTGCTGGCATGTTGAGGGCGTGGCAAACGCTACAGGAGGATAGCTGGGTCACCACCCAACGTCATTTGAGACCCCAACCCACGGAAACATTCAATACGATGTCGGCCGAGAGAAGTATACTAG GATCAAGGAATCTCGGTCTTTTTGAGAAAAATTCGAATTCCGAGGATGTGCAATCCAGCATTCGAGCACTGTTGAAAGGATTTAAATTTGACTAG
- the LOC117340768 gene encoding uncharacterized protein LOC117340768 isoform X3 — MNTISTVTSKVVRPVVKYTQETLTRGLQSMTQNNGHIPSATGTPPPSAGMLRAWQTLQEDSWVTTQRHLRPQPTETFNTMSAERSILGSRNLGLFEKNSNSEDVQSSVRALLKGFKFD, encoded by the exons ATGAATACTATTAGTACCGTAACCAGTAAAGTCGTGAGACCCGTCGTCAAATACACACAGGAGACGTTAACACGGGGTCTACAGTCAAT GACGCAAAACAATGGGCACATACCATCCGCCACAGGAACCCCGCCCCCCTCTGCTGGCATGTTGAGGGCGTGGCAAACGCTACAGGAGGATAGCTGGGTCACCACCCAACGTCATTTGAGACCCCAACCCACGGAAACATTCAATACGATGTCGGCGGAGAGAAGTATACTAG GATCAAGGAATCTCGGCCTTTTTGAGAAAAATTCGAATTCCGAGGATGTGCAATCCAGCGTTCGAGCATTGTTGAAAGGCTTTAAATTTGACTAG
- the LOC117340768 gene encoding uncharacterized protein LOC117340768 isoform X2 — MNTISSVTSKVVRPVVKYTQETLTRGLQSMTQNNGHIPSATGTPPPSAGMLRAWQTLQEDSWVTTQRHLRPQPTETFNTMSAERSILGSRNLGLFEKNSNSEDVQSSVRALLKGFKFD, encoded by the exons ATGAATACTATTAGTAGTGTAACCAGTAAAGTCGTGAGACCCGTCGTCAAATACACACAGGAGACATTAACACGGGGTCTACAGTCAAT GACGCAAAACAATGGGCACATACCATCCGCCACAGGAACCCCGCCCCCCTCTGCTGGCATGTTGAGGGCGTGGCAAACGCTACAGGAGGATAGCTGGGTCACCACCCAACGTCATTTGAGACCCCAACCCACGGAAACATTCAATACGATGTCGGCGGAGAGAAGTATACTAG GATCAAGGAATCTCGGCCTTTTTGAGAAAAATTCGAATTCCGAGGATGTGCAATCCAGCGTTCGAGCATTGTTGAAAGGCTTTAAATTTGACTAG
- the LOC117340770 gene encoding uncharacterized protein LOC117340770, producing MNTISTVTSKVVRPVVKYTQETLTRGLQSMAHHNGHIPSATGTPPPSAGMLRAWQTLQEDSWVTTQRHLRPQPTETFNTMSAERSILGSRNLGLFEKSSNSEDLQSSVRTLLKGFKFD from the exons ATGAATACTATTAGTACCGTAACCAGTAAAGTCGTGAGACCCGTCGTCAAATACACACAGGAGACATTAACACGGGGTCTACAGTCAAT GGCGCATCACAATGGCCATATACCGTCCGCCACAGGGACCCCACCACCCTCTGCTGGCATGTTGAGGGCGTGGCAAACGTTACAGGAGGATAGCTGGGTCACCACCCAACGTCATTTGAGACCCCAACCCACGGAAACATTCAATACGATGTCGGCGGAGAGAAGTATACTAG GATCACGGAATCTCGGCCTTTTCGAGAAAAGTTCTAATTCTGAGGATTTGCAATCCAGTGTTCGAACATTGCTGAAAGGATTCAAATTTGATTGA